From Carettochelys insculpta isolate YL-2023 chromosome 8, ASM3395843v1, whole genome shotgun sequence, a single genomic window includes:
- the LOC142016830 gene encoding uncharacterized protein LOC142016830 produces MMNSQSFSLPTMVPSSSVINSSVTSNLSTNNPPSKSVLISKPFKCSECGRSFAQLTELELHEMSHAAERPYRCDLCGKSFAQTSALVKHQRVHTGEKPYKCPMCGKTFALSSGLVLHKRIHTGERPHTCPLCSKKFISSSHLALHLRSHTGERKYKCNVCGKLFLQSSHLVRHKAIHTGEKPFKCEDCGKNFGRASHLKTHQRVHTGERPFKCTQCEKAFTQKAGLILHVRLHTGERPYKCDKCGKNFRSSAHLMSHQLLESGERNFKCNTCSKAFKQASSLKQHLKTHEAREPHRCSVCSRTFSRSSYLQLHMRTHSGERPYHCMVCNRTYAKMSTFEKHCKKHQQDEERCSIRPRAMTTRAKALAEKKRQEQKKQQQNDSPELQHQPDGEQ; encoded by the coding sequence ATGATGAATTCTCAAAGTTTCTCATTACCAACAATGGTGCCCAGTAGCTCTGTTATTAATAGTTCAGTGACTAGTAATTTATCAACAAACAATCCACCCAGCAAATCAGTTCTCATTAGCAAACCATTTAAATGCTCTGAATGTGGCAGGTCTTTTGCCCAACTAACAGAGCTGGAGCTTCATGAGATGTCTCACGCTGCAGAGCGACCATATCGCTGTGACCTCTGTGGAAAATCCTTTGCACAGACATCAGCCCTAGTGAAGCATCAGCGCgttcacacaggagagaagccttACAAGTGTCCTATGTGTGGGAAGACCTTTGCCCTGTCCTCTGGCCTGGTACTGCATAAGCGCATTCACACTGGTGAGCGACCTCACACCTGTCCTCTCTGCAGCAAGAAATTCATCTCttcctcccatcttgccctgcaTCTGCGCTCACACACAGGTGAGAGGAAGTACAAATGCAATGTGTGTGGGAAGCTTTTCTTACAGTCCTCTCACCTTGTGAGGCACAAAGCAATCCACACAGGGGAAAAACCCTTCAAATGTGAGGACTGTGGGAAGAACTTTGGACGTGCCTCACATCTGAAGACTCACCAACGTGTCCACACAGGGGAGAGGCCTTTCAAATGTACCCAGTGCGAGAAAGCCTTCACTCAGAAAGCAGGGCTGATTCTGCATGTTCGCCTTCACACTGGGGAGCGGCCCTACAAATGTGACAAGTGCGGAAAAAACTTTCGTTCTTCTGCTCACCTCATGTCacatcagctccttgagtctgGGGAGAGGAATTTCAAATGTAACACATGCAGTAAGGCCTTTAAGCAGGCCTCTTCTCTCAAGCAGCACCTAAAAACACATGAAGCCCGTGAACCTCATCGCTGTTCTGTTTGTAGCCGAACATTTTCTAGGTCCTCTTATCTACAGCTTCATATGAGAACACACAGTGGGGAGCGACCCTATCATTGCATGGTTTGCAACCGGACTTATGCCAAAATGTCTACATTTGAGAAACATTGTAAAAAACACCAGCAAGACGAAGAGAGGTGCAGCATCAGGCCGAGAGCAATGACTACACGGGCAAAAGCACTGGCTGAAAAGAAAAGACAAGagcagaaaaagcagcagcaaaacgACAGCCCAGAACTACAACATCAGCCTGATGGCGAGCAGTAA